A genomic segment from Juglans regia cultivar Chandler chromosome 14, Walnut 2.0, whole genome shotgun sequence encodes:
- the LOC108997001 gene encoding LOB domain-containing protein 12, producing the protein MGGSSPCASCKLLRRRCAKDCIFAPYFPPDDPHKFAIVHKVFGASNVSKMLQELPIHQRADAVSSLVYEANARVRDPVYGCVGAISYLQNQVSQLQMQLAVAQAEFLCIQMQQEPNLPAQIDQDEKSFLLSSNFNNNIPQYLGFASSSTVNQDPLKRESLWT; encoded by the exons ATGGGGGGTTCTTCACCCTGTGCTTCATGCAAGTTGTTGAGACGCCGCTGCGCCAAGGACTGCATCTTTGCTCCTTACTTCCCACCCGATGACCCTCACAAGTTTGCCATTGTTCACAAGGTTTTTGGTGCCAGCAATGTCAGCAAAATGTTGCAG GAGCTTCCTATTCATCAGAGGGCAGATGCCGTGAGTAGTTTAGTTTACGAAGCAAATGCAAGAGTAAGAGACCCTGTTTATGGATGTGTTGGGGCAATATCTTACCTACAGAATCAAGTATCACAGTTGCAAATGCAGCTTGCAGTGGCTCAAGCAGAGTTTCTTTGCATCCAGATGCAGCAAGAGCCTAACTTACCAGCCCAGATAGACCAAGACGAGAAGTCGTTTCTTTTATCCAGCAACTTCAATAACAATATTCCCCAGTACCTCGGCTTTGCTTCTTCTAGCACTGTAAACCAAGACCCTCTAAAGAGAGAGTCTCTTTGGACTTAA
- the LOC108996992 gene encoding protein FLC EXPRESSOR isoform X1 yields the protein MAGRKHRTPSASKLREEVRIDDARLLHHHRGPHHPSPSVRSHHHPSSVVLEDRIAIQHREIQSLLEENQRLASTHVALKHNLRSAQMDLRHLSEKAADVKAERDAQASELYERSLKMEAEVRAIDEMSAELAQVRSDVQKLGGARQELSAKLQAIEDDLARARSESQQVPSIKANIESVRKEIQRGRAAIENEKKTRASNLEHRQAMDRYMISMTREIEKLRAELADAEKRARAAAAAAIAANPSTGYAASYSNHAMAYGGNSYPDPYGTDQFQGPAGAGSHHESGVVPHGTYGMQQTHVHR from the exons ATGGCCGGACGAAAGCACCGTACGCCCAGTGCCTCGAAACTCCGGGAAGAAGTCCGAATAGACGACGCTCGCCTCCTTCACCACCATCGTGGCCCCCACCACCCCTCGCCATCTGTTAGGTCCCACCACCACCCGAGCTCCGTTGTCCTCGAAGACAGAATCGCCATTCAGCACCGCGAGATCCAATCCCTTCTCGAGGAAAACCAACGGCTCGCCTCCACCCATGTGGCCCTCAAGCACAACCTCCGATCGGCTCAGATGGATCTCCGACACCTATCGGAGAAGGCCGCCGATGTGAAAGCCGAGAGAGATGCTCAAGCGAGTGAGTTGTACGAGAGGTCCTTGAAGATGGAGGCCGAGGTTCGTGCGATCGATGAGATGAGCGCCGAGCTCGCTCAGGTGCGGTCCGATGTGCAGAAACTCGGCGGGGCACGCCAGGAGCTCTCGGCCAAGCTCCAAGCCATCGAGGACGATCTCGCCAGGGCACGCTCGGAGTCGCAGCAAGTCCCGTCTATTAAGGCCAACATTGAGAGCGTGCGCAAGGAGATTCAGAGAGGAAG GGCTGCTATCGAAAACGAGAAGAAAACACGTGCTAGTAACCTCGAGCACAGGCAAGCAATGGATAGATATATGATTTCCATGACTCGTGAAATTGAGAAACTACGTGCGGAACTGGCTGATGCGGAGAAGAGAGCAagggctgctgctgctgcagcgATAGCAGCAAACCCAA GTACTGGATATGCTGCTAGCTACAGCAATCATGCTATGGCATATGGAGGAAATTCATACCCTGATCCTTATGGAACGGATCAG
- the LOC108996992 gene encoding protein FLC EXPRESSOR isoform X2 — protein MAGRKHRTPSASKLREEVRIDDARLLHHHRGPHHPSPSVRSHHHPSSVVLEDRIAIQHREIQSLLEENQRLASTHVALKHNLRSAQMDLRHLSEKAADVKAERDAQASELYERSLKMEAEVRAIDEMSAELAQVRSDVQKLGGARQELSAKLQAIEDDLARARSESQQVPSIKANIESVRKEIQRGRAAIENEKKTRASNLEHRQAMDRYMISMTREIEKLRAELADAEKRARAAAAAAIAANPSTGYAASYSNHAMAYGGNSYPDPYGTDQGPAGAGSHHESGVVPHGTYGMQQTHVHR, from the exons ATGGCCGGACGAAAGCACCGTACGCCCAGTGCCTCGAAACTCCGGGAAGAAGTCCGAATAGACGACGCTCGCCTCCTTCACCACCATCGTGGCCCCCACCACCCCTCGCCATCTGTTAGGTCCCACCACCACCCGAGCTCCGTTGTCCTCGAAGACAGAATCGCCATTCAGCACCGCGAGATCCAATCCCTTCTCGAGGAAAACCAACGGCTCGCCTCCACCCATGTGGCCCTCAAGCACAACCTCCGATCGGCTCAGATGGATCTCCGACACCTATCGGAGAAGGCCGCCGATGTGAAAGCCGAGAGAGATGCTCAAGCGAGTGAGTTGTACGAGAGGTCCTTGAAGATGGAGGCCGAGGTTCGTGCGATCGATGAGATGAGCGCCGAGCTCGCTCAGGTGCGGTCCGATGTGCAGAAACTCGGCGGGGCACGCCAGGAGCTCTCGGCCAAGCTCCAAGCCATCGAGGACGATCTCGCCAGGGCACGCTCGGAGTCGCAGCAAGTCCCGTCTATTAAGGCCAACATTGAGAGCGTGCGCAAGGAGATTCAGAGAGGAAG GGCTGCTATCGAAAACGAGAAGAAAACACGTGCTAGTAACCTCGAGCACAGGCAAGCAATGGATAGATATATGATTTCCATGACTCGTGAAATTGAGAAACTACGTGCGGAACTGGCTGATGCGGAGAAGAGAGCAagggctgctgctgctgcagcgATAGCAGCAAACCCAA GTACTGGATATGCTGCTAGCTACAGCAATCATGCTATGGCATATGGAGGAAATTCATACCCTGATCCTTATGGAACGGATCAG